In Arthrobacter sp. UKPF54-2, the following are encoded in one genomic region:
- the hemE gene encoding uroporphyrinogen decarboxylase — protein sequence MTPSAAAMNGTATDGTATDGTAPISLDAGHPLMDGRTADSPLITAYRGGKPSRRPVWFMRQAGRSLPEYLKVREGVAMLDSCLRPELASEITLQPVRRHDVDAAIFFSDIVIPLKLAGVGVDIVPGVGPVLEKPVRTAADAAALPQLTWEALEPIREAVRLTVAELGSTPLIGFAGAPFTLAAYMVEGKPSRDHLGPRTMMHADPETWTALANWAADASGLFLRAQLEAGASAGQLFDSWAGSLGLADYTRFVAPASARALDHVRHLGAPLIHFGTGTSELLVAMRDVGVDVVGVDYRLPLDEANRRLGGTVPLQGNIDPALLSAPWEILEAHVREVIAAGASAPGHVLNLGHGVPPETDAAVLTRVVELIHSISPE from the coding sequence ATGACTCCTAGCGCTGCGGCAATGAACGGCACGGCCACTGACGGCACGGCAACCGACGGCACGGCACCGATCAGCCTCGACGCCGGCCACCCCCTGATGGACGGCCGCACCGCCGACTCGCCGCTGATCACGGCCTACCGTGGCGGCAAGCCCTCCCGGCGCCCCGTCTGGTTCATGCGACAGGCCGGCCGCTCACTCCCGGAATACCTCAAGGTCCGTGAAGGCGTGGCCATGCTGGACTCCTGCCTGCGCCCCGAACTCGCCTCGGAGATCACCCTCCAGCCCGTGCGCCGGCACGACGTGGACGCCGCCATCTTCTTCTCCGACATCGTTATCCCGCTCAAGCTGGCCGGCGTCGGCGTGGACATCGTCCCCGGCGTCGGTCCGGTGCTGGAGAAGCCGGTGCGCACCGCCGCTGACGCCGCCGCCCTGCCGCAGCTGACCTGGGAGGCCCTGGAACCGATCCGCGAAGCCGTGCGGCTGACCGTGGCCGAACTCGGCAGCACCCCGCTGATCGGTTTCGCCGGCGCGCCGTTCACCCTCGCCGCGTACATGGTCGAGGGCAAGCCCTCCCGCGACCACCTCGGCCCGCGCACCATGATGCACGCCGACCCCGAGACCTGGACCGCGCTGGCCAACTGGGCCGCCGACGCCTCCGGCCTGTTCCTGCGTGCGCAGCTCGAGGCCGGCGCCTCCGCCGGGCAGCTCTTCGACTCCTGGGCCGGCTCCCTCGGCCTGGCCGACTACACCCGCTTTGTGGCCCCCGCGTCCGCCCGCGCCCTGGACCACGTCCGGCACCTCGGCGCCCCGCTGATCCACTTCGGCACCGGCACCTCCGAACTGCTCGTCGCCATGCGCGACGTCGGCGTCGACGTCGTCGGTGTGGACTACCGGCTGCCGCTGGACGAGGCCAACCGCCGGCTCGGCGGCACCGTGCCGCTGCAGGGCAACATCGACCCGGCGCTGCTGTCCGCGCCGTGGGAGATCCTCGAAGCCCATGTCCGTGAGGTCATTGCCGCCGGCGCCTCGGCCCCCGGGCACGTCCTGAACCTCGGCCACGGTGTGCCCCCGGAAACTGACGCGGCGGTCCTGACCCGCGTGGTGGAACTGATCCACTCCATCTCCCCGGAGTAG
- the hemG gene encoding protoporphyrinogen oxidase: MATDPDAAGRSAAAVAPTAVVVGGGISGLLAARELARAGVRTTVLEASGAWGGCVGSHVVAGLTLDSGAESFATRSAAVAGLAGELGLGARIVQPNPGGAWVQLPEGPRELPKTGVLGIPANPWDPEVRRSLGLIGSLRASLDALLPASVGTAADATSVADLVRARMGRRVLERLVAPVVGGVHSADPALLDVDMVAPGLRTGLRTHGSLAAAVAAQRRGATVGPARQGAPQPGLQKAGSAVAGLRGGMHTLVSALLAELRGLDVTLLSGTRADAVQRIPGGWRVTAGGGRFDAGRLVVAVEGPAAVGLLAGTIPALAALRPDAGPDVRLVTLVLDQPALDAAPRGTGVLVAPQSPGVRAKALTHATAKWAWLAERTAPGRHVLRLSYGRGEHLPANGAAAAPEPRSDEELFDAALQDASALLGVPLSRTDVAGWDVVRWSGALPFAALGHKRRVDEVRTLCAAEGNLAVVGGWLSGNGLAAIVADTPKQVASLLP, translated from the coding sequence ATGGCCACCGACCCTGACGCCGCTGGACGTTCCGCGGCCGCCGTTGCGCCGACCGCGGTGGTGGTGGGCGGGGGCATCTCCGGCCTGCTCGCCGCAAGGGAGCTGGCCCGGGCGGGCGTCCGGACCACGGTGCTGGAAGCCTCCGGGGCCTGGGGCGGCTGCGTGGGCAGCCACGTCGTAGCCGGCCTGACCCTGGACAGCGGCGCCGAATCCTTCGCCACCCGCTCCGCGGCGGTGGCCGGCCTCGCGGGGGAACTGGGCCTCGGCGCGCGGATCGTCCAGCCGAACCCCGGCGGCGCCTGGGTCCAGCTGCCCGAAGGTCCCCGCGAGCTGCCGAAGACCGGTGTGCTGGGGATCCCGGCCAACCCCTGGGACCCTGAGGTCCGGCGCTCCCTCGGCCTGATCGGATCCCTGCGCGCCTCGCTCGACGCCCTGCTGCCGGCTTCCGTGGGGACGGCAGCGGACGCCACCAGCGTCGCCGACCTGGTCCGGGCCCGGATGGGCAGGCGGGTGCTGGAGCGGCTCGTCGCGCCCGTGGTCGGCGGCGTGCACTCGGCCGACCCCGCCCTGCTGGACGTGGACATGGTGGCGCCCGGCCTGCGCACCGGCCTCCGCACCCACGGCTCCCTCGCCGCCGCCGTCGCCGCACAGCGCCGCGGCGCCACTGTCGGCCCGGCCCGCCAGGGCGCCCCGCAGCCGGGACTGCAGAAAGCCGGCTCCGCCGTCGCCGGCCTCCGCGGCGGCATGCACACCCTTGTCAGCGCTCTCCTGGCCGAACTGCGCGGCCTTGACGTGACCCTGCTCAGCGGCACGCGCGCCGACGCGGTGCAGCGCATCCCGGGCGGCTGGCGCGTCACCGCCGGGGGAGGACGGTTCGACGCCGGGCGGCTGGTGGTCGCGGTGGAGGGCCCGGCCGCCGTCGGCCTGCTCGCCGGCACCATCCCCGCCCTGGCCGCCCTCCGCCCCGACGCCGGTCCCGACGTGCGGCTGGTGACCCTGGTCCTGGACCAACCCGCCCTCGACGCGGCGCCCCGCGGCACGGGCGTGCTGGTGGCCCCGCAGAGCCCCGGCGTGCGCGCCAAAGCCCTCACCCACGCGACCGCGAAGTGGGCTTGGCTGGCCGAGCGCACGGCACCGGGACGGCATGTGCTCCGCCTGTCCTACGGCCGCGGTGAGCACCTCCCGGCAAACGGCGCCGCTGCCGCGCCCGAGCCGCGGAGTGACGAGGAACTGTTCGACGCCGCCCTTCAGGACGCCTCCGCGCTGCTGGGCGTCCCGCTCTCCCGTACAGACGTCGCCGGCTGGGACGTGGTGCGGTGGTCCGGCGCCCTGCCGTTCGCCGCACTCGGCCACAAGCGCCGCGTCGACGAGGTCCGGACGCTCTGCGCAGCGGAGGGAAACCTCGCCGTCGTCGGCGGCTGGCTGTCCGGAAACGGGCTCGC